A single Anopheles maculipalpis chromosome 3RL, idAnoMacuDA_375_x, whole genome shotgun sequence DNA region contains:
- the LOC126562893 gene encoding ras-related protein RabJ, with amino-acid sequence MKGIEAKIVVLGSQGVGKTSLVVRYVSNVYTKEVSPTIGASFFTCKVNLEDNKVKMQVWDTAGQERFKAMAPLYYRNANAALLVFDLTQYNSFNEIKGWVQELQRNVQEPMVLSLVGNKLDLEAKRAVSREEAMLYANSIGGNYFETSALHDQGIEQVFISIAVGLIKLSGKDVCSSLKRYESNDSLVLSGYSTRVNGVVQMGIPVENDSILSDGMGRLETPSWSRDHIAHGDEQRVGWCCY; translated from the exons ATGAAAGGGATCGAAGCCAAAATTGTCGTACTCGGGTCGCAAG GTGTTGGCAAAACGAGCCTGGTCGTACGATATGTTTCGAACGTGTACACAAAGGAAGTATCCCCCACGATCGGGGCATCATTCTTCACCTGTAAGGTCAATTTAGAAGACAACAAAGTAAAGATGCAG GTATGGGATACGGCGGGACAGGAACGATTCAAAGCGATGGCCCCGCTGTACTATCGCAATGCAAACGCTGCCCTGCTGGTGTTCGATCTCACGCAGTACAATTCCTTCAACGAAATCAAAGGCTGGGTACAGGAGCTGCAACGGAATGTGCAGGAACCGATGGTACTGTCTCTCGTAGGCAACAAGCTCGACCTGGAAGCGAAACGTGCCGTCTCCCGGGAAGAAGCGATGCTGTATGCGAACTCGATCGGTGGCAACTACTTCGAAACCTCTGCCTTACACGATCAG GGTATCGAGCAAGTGTTCATATCGATAGCGGTAGGATTAATAAAACTTTCCGGCAAAGACGTATGCTCATCTCTCAAGCGATACGAATCGAACGATTCCCTCGTACTGTCCGGTTATTCGACAC GAGTAAACGGTGTCGTACAGATGGGCATTCCGGTAGAAAATGACAGTATATTAAGTGACGGTATGGGCCGGCTGGAAACGCCTTCCTGGAGCCGAGACCACATAGCGCACGGTGACGAGCAGCGGGTCGGCTGGTGCTGCTATTAG
- the LOC126563536 gene encoding uncharacterized protein LOC126563536 encodes MEVNAGNCGERNGGKVSFKFNSSKDGVLLHLHHTVRNQTDGTVLRIRFTAAGFSANNERLIAADHRDNIFVFDLIIQRFWMLSERLKRITIIEGLTGANRVALGNKEGMVFIVDLDANNCVHKLNAVPGRIIHLTSSPIADVLKTNKSQPKPYTSSPDDALERYDRRYLLAASQDSVKLYSLDDYSELSRISYGVASNNSFRPNNWHWLGSNQGSSLITFSTCGIIRVYRINFKLAKELNVTRLIELYHKNAPAQTITFERHRSGPMEQDNVELTVKRLTEGSVAPGRHITTAQPTGDGQYYAVLYGNSTVAFLALDSWLICRVVSFSNLFITHFAFVPYDHSASDTAGRVRWPTTVACALTVRTADNDLMLLKFGSNGTGNNPPFLQPLTNRPEHNCYKFRVAPNGRMLANVLSSGEVLLHNLLELAQRDDSSEALAIGRKEHAKRSRAIYGGRSSGLLHRPGSTSSTGNSSSSRSTVAVCGVHRNATSGVRKVKLDQQISALHVQLSKTLPKDRLLPILKEYGEYPAKYRTTIWRTLQELPGDAESFSRLLQRGLHPCVASYEHRFAGYDQRTVRNLKKTVSCLAHWCPVFGLIDYIPSFVLPFARQQPTDALGLFETVATVLVNQCQLWFEFAPLDPFNYLAMVENVLAECEPRLMVFYRKHNVAARTYVLPLMETAFARCCSDDQWLALWDHVLSNEAYFLVFLIAAYSSIHRGALMAANGTAAVDKFFFPQSCSLDVRRLVRRAHELMERCSDKHHPRNYFKSFIRLSTANRSDVEAGHEKAYRRVEQHHDGWPPMATVANSRVFPNAANNAIDFTSLSSNSSTVRTPSVASGEGELRNASEKGSTRTYVSFCNFPKKLTEVRCTETSALQAEQRRLEAKIIELEKLEHNLQDRMVNNLIRQEHEQRVQEVERNLEEAIAREEQRVEMQRKLLLLHRKQLRERENELSLDVHNAKLISDATVRERELDALLKKFERERQREETDLLFAEEDIKLKELELLARYSSGPAVGTAVSRETTSDERPLDQRYQVALEQLAVQKLKLYDEIDRTYSSLGMPSGVNEYTYRTVSELRKVASSCERYPARKQPIQHPAERQPVLMDGNSTSQEYGDTIRRMEEQVKILHRLKNGMERKGV; translated from the exons ATGGAAGTTAATGCGGGCAATTGTGGCGAGCGGAACGGTGGTAAAGTgagctttaaattcaattcctCCAAAGATGG TGTGCtgcttcatcttcatcatacCGTCCGGAATCAGACCGATGGAACCGTACTGCGAATACGGTTTACTGCCGCAGGATTTAGTGCGAACAACGAACGATTGATTGCGGCAGATCATAG GGACAATatatttgtgtttgatttgattattCAGCGTTTCTGGATGCTTTCGGAACGGCTCAAAAGGATAACGATCATCGAAGGACTTACTGGCGCGAACCGCGTGGCCCTAGGAAATAAGGAAGGAATGGTGTTTATTGTTGATTTGG ATGCAAATAATTGCGTCCATAAGCTTAATGCCGTCCCGGGAAGGATCATCCATCTGACAAGCTCACCCATAGCTGATGTACTGAAAACTAACAAATCCCAACCGAAACCGTACACCAGCTCTCCGGATGATGCGCTGGAACGATACGATCGTCGCTATCTGTTAGCAGCATCGCAGGACAGTGTAAAACTCTATTCGCTCGACGATTACTCAGAACTATCACGCATTAGTTACGGTGTGGCATCGAATAATTCATTCCGTCCGAACAACTGGCATTGGCTCGGCAGCAACCAGGGCTCATCGCTGATTACCTTCAGCACTTGTGGGATTATTCGTGTGTACCGGATAAACTTTAAGCTTGCCAAAGAGTTAAACGTCACACGCCTTATCGAGCTATATCATAAGAACGCACCGGCTCAAACGATCACATTCGAGCGGCATCGATCCGGCCCGATGGAGCAGGATAATGTCGAGCTTACCGTGAAGCGTCTTACCGAAGGATCAGTTGCGCCCGGAAGGCACATTACCACCGCCCAGCCTACCGGCGACGGTCAATATTACGCTGTGCTGTACGGGAACAGTACCGTCGCCTTTCTGGCGCTCGATTCGTGGCTCATCTGTCGGGTagtttcattttccaatttgTTTATCACACACTTTGCATTCGTTCCGTACGACCACAGTGCCAGCGATACCGCCGGTCGTGTACGGTGGCCAACCACGGTTGCCTGTGCGCTTACCGTACGTACCGCTGACAATGATTTAATGCTGCTAAAATTCGGTAGCAACGGTACCGGCAATAATCCGCCCTTTCTTCAACCACTAACGAATCGGCCCGAACATAATTGCTATAAATTTCGCGTCGCTCCCAACGGGCGGATGCTTGCCAATGTTCTCAGCAGTGGTGAGGTGTTGCTACACAACCTTCTGGAATTAGCGCAGCGGGATGACAGTTCCGAGGCGCTTGCAATCGGCCGGAAAGAGCATGCCAAAAGATCGCGTGCAATTTACGGTGGAAGGTCCAGCGGGCTGTTACATCGGCCCGGTAGTACGTCGTCTACCGGTAATAGCAGTAGTAGCCGCAGCACAGTGGCCGTATGCGGTGTGCACCGGAATGCAACGTCCGGTGTGCGTAAAGTGAAGCTTGACCAGCAAATAAGTGCCCTGCACGTGCAG CTATCGAAAACACTTCCGAAGGACCGATTGCTACCGATACTGAAGGAGTACGGTGAATATCCGGCCAAATATCGTACCACCATTTGGCGCACGCTGCAAGAGCTGCCGGGCGATGCGGAAAGCTTCAGCCGTTTGCTACAGCGTGGCCTCCATCCGTGTGTGGCCAGCTATGAGCATCGTTTTGCCGGGTACGATCAGCGTACCGTGCGTAATCTAAAGAAAACCGTTTCCTGCCTAGCGCACTGGTGTCCCGTGTTTGGGCTTATCGATTACATTCCCAGCTTTGTGCTACCGTTTGCCCGCCAGCAGCCAACGGATGCGCTTGGTCTGTTCGAAACCGTCGCCACCGTGCTGGTGAATCAGTGTCAGCTGTGGTTCGAATTTGCCCCACTGGACCCATTCAACTACCTGGCGATGGTGGAGAACGTGCTGGCCGAGTGTGAACCACGGTTGATGGTCTTCTATCGCAAGCACAATGTTGCGGCGCGAACGTACGTGCTGCCGCTGATGGAGACGGCATTTGCACGGTGCTGCAGCGATGACCAATGGCTGGCCCTGTGGGACCACGTGCTCTCGAACGAGGCGTACTTTCTAGTGTTTCTCATCGCCGCCTACAGCAGCATCCATCGGGGCGCACTAATGGCTGCGAATGGCACGGCGGCGGTAGacaaatttttctttccccagTCATGCTCGCTCGACGTACGACGGTTGGTGCGCCGTGCGCACGAGCTAATGGAACGATGCTCGGACAAACACCATCCAAGGAATTACTTTAAATCCTTCATACGCCTTAGCACCGCAAATAGGTCGGACGTTGAAGCGGGCCATGAGAAAGCGTACCGTCGTGTGGAACAACATCACGATGGGTGGCCACCGATGGCGACGGTTGCGAATTCGAGAGTTTTTCCTAATGCAGCTAATAATGCTATTGATTTCACGTCACTCAGCAGTAATTCATCAACGGTTCGAACGCCATCGGTTGCATCGGGCGAAGGCGAATTGCGCAATGCGTCGGAAAAAGGATCCACCCGGACGTACGTAAGTTTTTGTAACTTTCCCAAAAAGCTGACCGAAGTCCGGTGCACAGAAACAAGCGCACTGCAAGCGGAACAGCGCCGACTGGAGGCGAAAATTATCGAACTGGAAAAGCTGGAACACAACCTGCAGGACCGTATGGTGAACAACTTGATACGCCAAGAGCACGAGCAGCGTGTGCAGG AAGTGGAGCGCAATCTGGAGGAAGCAATCGCCCGCGAGGAGCAGCGGGTTGAAATGCAGCGGAAATTATTGCTCCTGCACCGGAAGCAGCTGCGCGAGCGAGAGAACGAACTTTCGCTCGACGTGCACAATGCCAAGCTCATCAGCGACGCCACCGTACGGGAGCGCGAGCTTGATGCGCTGTTGAAAAAGTTTGAGCGTGAG CGACAACGGGAAGAGACCGATCTACTGTTCGCGGAGGAGGACATCAAACTGAAGGAGCTAGAACTATTGGCACGGTACAGCAGCGGTCCGGCAGTCGGGACGGCCGTGTCCAGGGAAACTACTTCCGATGAACGTCCGCTCGATCAGCGGTACCAGGTGGCGCTGGAACAGTTGGCAGTGCAGAAGCTAAAACTTTACGACGAAATTGATCGG ACATACTCATCACTGGGAATGCCCTCGGGAGTCAATGAGTATACGTACCGTACGGTATCGGAGCTACGCAAGGTAGCGTCGAGCTGCGAGCGCTATCCGGCTAGGAAGCAACCCATCCAACATCCAGCCGAACGTCAACCAGTACTGATGGATGGTAATTCCACGAGTCAG GAGTACGGAGATACGATACGGCGAATGGAGGAGCAGGTGAAGATATTACACCGATTGAAAAATGGCATGGAACGGAAAGGAGTTTGA